A genome region from Coffea arabica cultivar ET-39 chromosome 7e, Coffea Arabica ET-39 HiFi, whole genome shotgun sequence includes the following:
- the LOC113700111 gene encoding uncharacterized protein has translation MAGSRLSSLAAMAVAAAAGASYSSVSNIAYADNPLRFPPFSTSRSAPSPPQTPESSSSDPASKSTADAEDSRGGFDPESLERGAKVLREINSSPYAKQVFEVMRKQEQTRQAELAAEKAHFEAIQAHADIDKQRKWAEDQRNLYQQQAQTKAQVLRYEDDLARKRMQTDHEAQRRHNAELVKMQEESSIRKEQARRATEDQIQAQQRQTEKERAEIERETIRVKAMAEAEARAHEAKLTEEQKRRMLIDRINGEREKWLAAINTTFSHIEGGFRVLLTDRSKLVMTIGGATALAAGVYTTREGARVIWGYVNRILGQPSLIRESSITKFPWSGIVSGGVNKVFKYGTVAGEQSKSPLGGIVLHPSLQRRVEHLARATANTKSHEAPFRNMLFYGPPGTGKTMVAREIARKSGLDYAMMTGGDVAPLGPQAVTKIHEIFDWAKKSNKGLLLFIDEADAFLCERNSIHMSEAQRSALNALLFRTGDQSRDIVLVLATNRPGDLDSAITDRIDEVIEFPLPREEERCKLLKLYLNKYLCGEDQSEDESKWGHLFKKRAQKITVKDVSDDVIREAAKKTEGFSGREIAKLMASVQAAVYGRPDCVLDSQLFKEMVNYKVAEHHQRVKLAAGDGEPDKVAE, from the exons ATGGCCGGCTCTAGGCTATCTTCACTGGCCGCGATGGCCGTCGCCGCCGCCGCCGGGGCGTCTTATTCTTCAGTCTCCAATATTGCATACGCCGACAATCCCCTCCGTTTTCCCCCCTTCTCCACTTCCCGCTCTGCTCCATCTCCACCTCAGACACCGGAGAGTTCTTCTTCTGATCCCGCTTCCAAGTCCACCGCCGATGCAGAAGACTCCAGAGGTGGTTTTGACCCTGAGTCATTGGAGAGAGGTGCTAAAGTTCTTAGGGAAATCAATAGCTCTCCTTATGCTAAACAG GTGTTTGAGGTGATGAGGAAGCAAGAGCAGACGAGGCAAGCAGAGTTAGCGGCTGAAAAAGCTCATTTTGAGGCCATTCAGGCTCACGCGGATATT GACAAGCAACGAAAATGGGCAGAAGATCAGAGGAATCTATATCAACAGCAAGCTCAGACAAAGGCGCAAGTATTAAGATATGAAGATGACTTGGCTAGGAAACGGATGCAG ACAGATCATGAAGCTCAGAGACGTCATAATGCTGAATTGgtcaaaatgcaagaggaatcATCTATACGAAAAGAACAGGCAAGAAGAGCAACCGAAGATCAAATCCAAGCTCAGCAGAGACAGACTGAAAAAGAGAGAGCTGAAATTGAAAGAGAAACGATAAGAGTGAAAGCCATGGCTGAGGCAGAAGCTCGAGCTCATGAGGCAAAACTGACTGAGGAACAAAAGAGAAGGATGCTTATAGACAGGATAAACGGTGAAAGAGAGAAGTGGCTTGCTGCAATCAATACGACTTTCAGTCATATCGAAG GGGGTTTTCGTGTTCTATTGACTGATAGGAGTAAATTGGTAATGACTATTGGAGGAGCTACTGCATTAGCTGCTGGAGTCTATACCACTAG GGAAGGTGCAAGAGTTATTTGGGGGTATGTCAATCGCATTCTTGGGCAACCATCACTAATTCGAGAATCGTCCATCACAAAATTCCCGTGGTCAGGGATAGTTTCAGGTGGTGTAAATAAGGTATTCAAATATGGTACAGTTGCTGGAGAACAAAGTAAATCACCTTTGGGAGGTATAGTTCTGCATCCTTCATTGCAGAGAAGAGTAGAGCACCTTGCTCGGGCTACAGCAAACACCAAATCTCATGAGGCCCCTTTCCGCAACATGCTGTTCTATGGACCTCCTGGGACGGGTAAAACCATGGTCGCCAGGGAGATAGCAAGAAAATCG GGTTTGGATTATGCTATGATGACAGGGGGAGATGTTGCACCGCTTGGTCCACAGGCTGTTACCAAAATCCATGAAATCTTTGATTGggccaaaaaatcaaataagggTTTATTGCTTTTCATCGATGAAGCTGATGCCTTCCTTTGCGA GCGCAATAGCATTCACATGAGTGAAGCTCAGAGGAGTGCTTTGAATGCTTTGCTCTTTCGAACAGGGGACCAGTCAAGGGATATCGTTCTTGTACTGGCTACAAACAGGCCCGGAGATCTTGACAGTGCCATCACCGACCGCATTGACGAAGTTATTGAATTCCCCCTCCCCCGGGAGGAGGAGCGCTGCAAACTGCTGAAACTTTATTTGAACAAGTACCTTTGTGGTGAGGATCAAAGCGAAGACGAGTCTAAGTGGGGTCATTTGTTTAAGAAGAGAGCGCAGAAAATAACTGTGAAAGATGTATCGGACGATGTGATCCGAGAGGCTGCTAAAAAAACTGAAGGTTTCTCTGGCCGTGAGATT
- the LOC140011498 gene encoding protein RADIALIS-like 3 has translation MASNSLSSSSSWTAKENKLFEKALAKYDKDTADRWQNVARAVGKTEEEVKRHYQILVEDLKHIESGNVPFPNYRSGRNKR, from the coding sequence ATGGCATCCAATTCcctctcttcttcctcttcatggacagccaaagaaaataaattgtttGAAAAGGCCCTTGCTAAATATGACAAGGATACCGCAGACCGTTGGCAAAATGTTGCTAGGGCGGTAGGGAAAACTGAGGAGGAAGTGAAAAGGCACTATCAAATCCTTGTGGAAGACCTCAAGCACATCGAGTCTGGCAATGTTCCATTTCCAAATTACAGGTCAGGCAGAAACAAACGCTGA